The Corynebacterium confusum genome has a window encoding:
- a CDS encoding GntR family transcriptional regulator — translation MGFASLPTYQRIADELRRAIERGQLRPGDRLPAERALVVKYAVSRITVRHALQVLEQDGLVERRRGRGGGTFVTTIPPLVQLNRLGGFLPQLRARGMSVTSQVLRRELILAPERVRQPLSLDPGSFAFQVVRLRSVDGTPLLLENSFFPVTVFPDLLDHDLEGSLYELLGQHYGHPPAAKTEVVLPHDPNRTERELLKVPAGHLLLRIKRTALDAEQLPVEYSEDTLRSDLAQIQVFTS, via the coding sequence ATGGGCTTCGCTTCGCTCCCCACCTACCAGCGCATTGCTGACGAGCTGCGCCGCGCGATCGAGCGAGGACAGCTGCGCCCCGGGGACCGTCTGCCGGCCGAGCGAGCCCTGGTTGTCAAGTACGCGGTATCGCGCATCACCGTCCGGCACGCGCTGCAGGTCCTGGAACAGGACGGGCTGGTCGAGCGCCGGCGCGGCCGCGGCGGCGGCACCTTCGTCACCACCATCCCGCCGTTGGTGCAGCTCAACCGCCTGGGGGGCTTCCTCCCCCAGCTGCGCGCCCGGGGGATGTCGGTCACTTCACAGGTCTTGCGCCGCGAGCTCATCTTGGCCCCAGAGCGGGTGCGCCAACCCTTAAGCCTGGATCCGGGCAGCTTTGCTTTCCAGGTGGTGCGCCTTCGGTCGGTGGACGGCACCCCGCTGTTGCTGGAGAACTCCTTCTTCCCAGTAACGGTGTTCCCGGATCTTCTCGACCACGACCTGGAAGGTTCCCTCTACGAGTTGCTAGGCCAACACTACGGCCACCCACCTGCGGCCAAGACCGAGGTCGTCTTGCCGCACGATCCCAACCGCACGGAGCGCGAGCTGCTGAAGGTGCCCGCCGGCCACCTCTTGCTGCGGATTAAGCGGACCGCACTAGACGCCGAGCAACTCCCCGTCGAGTATTCGGAAGACACCCTGCGTTCCGATCTCGCGCAGATCCAGGTCTTTACTTCCTAA
- a CDS encoding HtaA domain-containing protein, which produces MSLSLRGITRLFSFRTSAAVAAAGALAFAPAAAFTVATPAAHAAGTCEFNWGIKQSYRAYIQGNVAKGGWGGDGIGFTGSETGDDGAFQFKPKKPQVDGDAVTVPLNGVLHFNGHNYGGDDLLDMTLSDWKVRAQGNTADIMVDYVSYESDMVDTSKRGDKITGDDEVIATINLDSPFNPDSGAVDLSGSTTLTQGGNRLFLAYDPGTPMDPTSGGAALDGSCGSESGPGSDSGSGNKRTLTTISGNFTGFNKQVMDILSETNDTMNALTTFMGNTQAFLDEYESFTNRGGKSGSGSGSGTTSGTTSGTKSGSTSGATSGSKSGSNSGSNSGPNSASGGKTSGGSGSKSGSTSGTGSGSGAGAGSTGGSAAGGSGGSDVKCEAVKAVESAEAAWALKESFQSYITGSIAKGKWDLSGVGYEGGEYRFTGNGGNVDTDSQQGTIIYGGSMQFTGHNGILDLNIANPEIQFNGNGGQLVADVRSSNMEGEKIDFGRTALGELNFSDLNVTDSSVSGSATVLLTNDGSKAFAEFYDPGTELAPLSFSAQLGGAGDCDGVGGTAASGSSSGSGSTGGSAAARSAGAAKLAERNGGFSSSTGADGENSSAGYEDGSGNFKIKSAAAGGAGSDATTYLLLLIAGVVVAGGSIGRLAASNPS; this is translated from the coding sequence ATGTCTCTTTCACTGCGCGGGATCACCCGCTTGTTCTCGTTCCGTACCTCCGCCGCGGTGGCCGCCGCCGGTGCCTTGGCCTTCGCGCCGGCCGCAGCGTTTACCGTCGCCACGCCCGCGGCCCACGCCGCGGGCACCTGCGAGTTCAACTGGGGTATCAAGCAAAGCTACCGCGCCTACATCCAGGGCAACGTCGCTAAAGGCGGCTGGGGCGGCGACGGCATCGGCTTCACGGGTAGCGAGACCGGCGACGACGGCGCGTTCCAGTTCAAGCCGAAGAAGCCGCAGGTAGACGGGGATGCCGTCACGGTTCCGCTGAACGGCGTGCTGCATTTCAACGGCCACAACTACGGCGGTGACGACCTGCTGGACATGACCCTGTCCGACTGGAAGGTACGCGCCCAGGGCAACACCGCTGACATCATGGTCGACTACGTCTCCTACGAGTCCGACATGGTGGATACCTCCAAGCGCGGCGACAAGATCACCGGCGACGACGAGGTCATCGCCACCATCAACCTGGACAGCCCGTTCAATCCGGATTCCGGCGCGGTGGATCTGTCGGGCTCGACCACCCTGACCCAGGGAGGCAACCGCCTGTTTTTGGCCTACGATCCCGGCACCCCAATGGATCCGACGAGCGGCGGGGCGGCGCTGGACGGCAGCTGCGGCTCCGAGTCTGGGCCGGGCAGCGACTCCGGCTCGGGCAACAAGCGCACGCTGACCACCATCAGCGGCAACTTCACCGGCTTCAACAAGCAGGTCATGGACATCCTGTCCGAGACCAACGACACCATGAACGCCCTGACCACGTTCATGGGCAATACCCAGGCCTTCCTGGACGAGTACGAGTCCTTCACCAACCGCGGTGGGAAGAGCGGATCTGGCTCTGGCTCGGGTACGACTTCGGGCACGACCTCCGGCACGAAGTCGGGTAGCACGTCGGGCGCGACCTCGGGTTCTAAGTCTGGTTCTAATTCTGGGTCGAACTCTGGGCCCAACTCGGCCTCCGGCGGCAAGACCTCTGGCGGTTCCGGTTCCAAGTCTGGGTCTACGTCTGGCACTGGATCCGGCTCTGGCGCAGGGGCCGGCTCGACCGGCGGCAGTGCTGCCGGCGGCTCTGGCGGCTCGGACGTGAAGTGCGAGGCCGTGAAGGCCGTGGAGAGCGCGGAAGCGGCGTGGGCGCTGAAGGAATCCTTCCAGTCCTATATCACCGGGTCCATCGCCAAGGGCAAGTGGGACTTGAGCGGCGTGGGCTACGAGGGCGGCGAGTACCGCTTCACCGGCAACGGCGGCAACGTGGACACCGACTCTCAGCAAGGCACCATCATCTACGGCGGATCCATGCAGTTCACGGGTCACAACGGCATTCTGGACCTGAACATTGCCAACCCGGAGATCCAGTTCAACGGTAACGGCGGCCAACTGGTGGCGGACGTGCGCTCGTCCAACATGGAGGGCGAGAAGATCGACTTCGGGCGCACCGCGCTGGGCGAGCTGAACTTCTCTGACCTCAACGTGACCGATAGCTCCGTATCCGGCAGTGCGACCGTCCTGCTGACCAACGACGGTTCCAAGGCCTTCGCCGAGTTTTACGACCCGGGCACCGAGCTGGCCCCGCTGTCCTTTAGCGCCCAGCTGGGTGGCGCCGGCGACTGCGACGGTGTCGGCGGCACCGCGGCCTCCGGCTCGAGCTCCGGGTCTGGGTCTACCGGCGGATCGGCCGCGGCGCGCAGCGCAGGGGCGGCGAAGCTGGCCGAGCGCAACGGCGGCTTCAGCTCCAGCACGGGTGCCGACGGCGAGAATTCTTCCGCCGGCTACGAGGACGGATCCGGCAATTTCAAGATTAAGTCGGCCGCGGCGGGTGGCGCCGGTAGCGATGCCACCACCTACCTGCTGCTGTTGATCGCGGGCGTGGTAGTGGCCGGTGGCAGCATCGGCCGCCTGGCGGCCAGCAACCCGTCCTAG
- a CDS encoding heme/hemin ABC transporter substrate-binding protein, protein MFYTLHRSARVCILAFVALLCAVSLAACGVQGAYESSGDAALRDELKSSGDPQDPRTFEGVSEVKDFQDVEPVNDNPSPALPVELTDADGYDVTVDNVDRILGLDLYGTYTKTLTGLGLADNIVGRTVSSTEDILADRPVVTQGGHNINVEAVLSLEPTLVIVDHSIGPQDAIDQIRAAGVTTVVMEPTRTIDSVAEDISTLGAVVGLSEDAEELAQRSVEEIELDKEAIADMAPEDPMRVAFLYARGNGGVFFIMGDGTGAKDLIEGVGAVDLATENNLSYIEPANAEALARLNPDAFIMMTGGLESTGGIDGLLERPGVAQTTAGQKRRVITIPDGQSLAFGPMTGQTLLRTAQALYDPQD, encoded by the coding sequence ATGTTCTATACTCTGCACCGCTCAGCGCGGGTGTGCATCCTGGCGTTTGTCGCGCTGCTGTGCGCGGTCAGCCTGGCCGCCTGCGGCGTCCAGGGCGCTTACGAGTCCAGCGGAGACGCCGCCCTGCGCGACGAGCTGAAAAGCTCCGGTGACCCGCAAGACCCCCGCACCTTCGAGGGCGTTAGCGAGGTCAAGGATTTCCAAGATGTGGAGCCGGTCAATGACAACCCGTCGCCGGCGCTGCCGGTAGAGCTTACCGATGCCGACGGCTACGACGTCACCGTGGACAACGTAGACCGCATCCTCGGGCTCGACCTGTACGGCACCTACACCAAGACGCTGACCGGCCTGGGGCTGGCCGATAACATCGTGGGCCGCACGGTCTCCTCCACCGAGGACATCCTGGCCGACCGGCCCGTGGTCACCCAGGGAGGGCACAACATCAACGTCGAGGCGGTGCTCTCGCTGGAGCCGACCCTGGTGATTGTGGACCACTCCATCGGTCCGCAGGACGCCATCGATCAGATCCGCGCGGCCGGCGTGACCACTGTGGTCATGGAGCCGACCCGCACCATCGACTCCGTGGCCGAGGACATCAGCACCCTCGGCGCCGTGGTGGGCCTAAGCGAGGACGCCGAGGAACTGGCGCAGCGCTCGGTCGAAGAGATCGAGCTGGACAAGGAGGCCATCGCCGACATGGCTCCGGAGGATCCCATGCGCGTGGCGTTCCTCTACGCCCGCGGCAACGGCGGCGTGTTCTTCATCATGGGCGACGGCACCGGCGCGAAAGACCTCATCGAGGGCGTCGGTGCGGTGGACCTGGCCACGGAGAACAACCTGTCCTATATCGAGCCCGCCAACGCGGAAGCGCTCGCCCGGTTAAACCCGGACGCGTTCATCATGATGACGGGCGGGTTGGAGTCGACGGGTGGCATCGACGGCCTGCTGGAACGCCCCGGCGTTGCGCAGACCACGGCGGGCCAAAAACGCCGGGTCATCACCATCCCGGACGGACAATCCCTAGCGTTCGGCCCGATGACCGGACAGACCCTATTGCGGACGGCACAGGCGTTGTATGACCCACAAGATTAA
- a CDS encoding FecCD family ABC transporter permease codes for MTHKIKPDEVFAARRRRRVGIFILLAVLMLIAVVLSIVLGQYYVPLQDLVPILLGSDHHAGLAASVVWDIRLPRILLGFLVGACLGVAGTLMQAVFANPLAEPSIIGVTSGAGVGAALAIVFNIAFLGTFTVPFFAFLSALVAAGLIYQLARSSGRVAVINLVLTGIAVNAVCGAIISFMVYLAPTTSREEIIFWQMGSLNGAQWKHTWVVLPIAIVGIAVALRLGGALDVLALGERAAGHTGINVSRLRVIAIVASAILTAGAVAFAGLIGFVGLIVPHLFRTVVGPENHLLIPASALGGAVLIGLADVAARTMIAFADLPIGIFTALVGGPTFFILLRRMMRKGMHA; via the coding sequence ATGACCCACAAGATTAAACCGGACGAGGTCTTCGCGGCTCGGCGGCGCCGGCGCGTGGGCATCTTCATCCTGCTGGCGGTGCTGATGCTCATCGCCGTGGTGCTCTCCATAGTGCTGGGGCAGTACTACGTGCCGCTGCAGGATCTAGTGCCCATTCTGCTGGGCAGCGATCACCACGCGGGCCTGGCCGCCAGCGTGGTCTGGGACATCCGCCTGCCGCGTATCCTCCTCGGATTTTTAGTGGGCGCGTGCTTGGGCGTGGCCGGCACCCTGATGCAGGCCGTGTTTGCCAACCCGCTGGCCGAGCCGTCGATCATCGGCGTGACCTCGGGCGCGGGCGTGGGCGCGGCGCTGGCCATCGTGTTTAACATCGCGTTTCTGGGCACCTTCACCGTCCCGTTTTTCGCCTTCCTGTCCGCGCTGGTGGCCGCCGGGCTTATTTACCAGCTGGCGCGCAGCAGCGGCCGGGTGGCGGTTATCAACCTGGTGCTGACCGGCATCGCTGTCAACGCGGTCTGCGGCGCGATTATCTCGTTCATGGTCTACCTGGCGCCGACCACCAGTCGCGAGGAGATCATCTTCTGGCAGATGGGCTCGCTCAATGGCGCGCAGTGGAAGCACACCTGGGTGGTGCTGCCGATTGCCATCGTGGGCATCGCCGTGGCGCTGCGCCTAGGCGGAGCGCTCGACGTGCTCGCGCTGGGTGAGCGCGCCGCTGGGCACACCGGCATCAACGTCTCCCGGCTGCGCGTCATCGCGATTGTCGCCTCGGCGATTTTGACCGCGGGCGCGGTGGCCTTCGCCGGGCTCATCGGGTTTGTCGGCCTTATCGTCCCGCACCTTTTTCGCACGGTAGTGGGGCCGGAGAACCACCTTCTCATCCCGGCCTCCGCGCTGGGCGGGGCGGTGCTCATCGGGCTGGCTGACGTGGCGGCGCGCACAATGATCGCCTTCGCCGACCTGCCCATCGGCATCTTCACCGCCCTGGTAGGCGGGCCGACGTTCTTCATCCTCCTGCGGCGGATGATGCGAAAGGGGATGCACGCATGA
- a CDS encoding heme ABC transporter ATP-binding protein, which produces MSDKTYSAAIEVRGLRVDIGDARLLDDITFAARPGEVTGLIGPNGAGKSTLLAALSGDVERSAGTVSVCGLDPVSAGAQAMARCRAVMLQDVRVSFEFLVRDVVAMGRRPWRGTDKERLDDAVIDASLAATGTNHLAARDIVTLSGGERARVALARVLAQETPVVFLDEPTAAMDIRHQEQVLSLVRELAHTTGVAVVIVLHDLNAAAAYCDHIVCLSNGRIAADGPVDAVYTDSTLSDVYGWPVKVSRRTDGAISVLPRRRDPPDSANSLLSLFHPTPTSDKE; this is translated from the coding sequence ATGAGCGATAAGACGTATTCCGCGGCCATTGAGGTGCGCGGCCTGCGCGTGGACATAGGGGATGCCCGCCTGCTCGACGACATTACGTTCGCGGCCCGCCCGGGCGAGGTCACCGGGCTTATCGGCCCCAACGGCGCGGGCAAGTCCACGCTGCTGGCCGCCCTGTCTGGGGACGTGGAGCGGAGCGCGGGAACCGTGAGCGTGTGCGGACTAGATCCGGTAAGCGCCGGAGCGCAGGCGATGGCCCGCTGCCGGGCGGTCATGCTCCAGGACGTGCGCGTGTCCTTCGAATTCCTAGTCCGCGACGTCGTGGCCATGGGCCGGCGCCCCTGGCGGGGGACGGATAAGGAGCGCCTCGATGACGCAGTTATCGATGCCTCCTTGGCCGCCACCGGTACCAACCATCTGGCCGCCCGCGACATCGTCACGCTCTCCGGCGGGGAGCGCGCCCGCGTGGCCTTAGCGCGCGTGCTCGCGCAAGAGACCCCGGTGGTCTTTCTGGACGAGCCGACCGCCGCGATGGACATTCGCCACCAGGAGCAGGTGCTCAGCCTAGTCCGCGAGCTCGCCCACACCACCGGCGTGGCCGTGGTGATAGTCCTCCACGATCTCAACGCCGCGGCCGCCTACTGCGACCACATCGTCTGCCTGTCCAACGGGCGCATTGCTGCCGATGGCCCGGTAGACGCGGTCTATACCGATTCCACTCTGTCCGACGTCTACGGCTGGCCGGTGAAGGTCAGCCGCCGCACGGACGGGGCCATCTCCGTCCTGCCCAGGCGGAGAGATCCCCCTGATTCAGCGAACTCACTGCTGTCTCTGTTTCACCCCACACCCACATCCGACAAGGAGTAA
- a CDS encoding HtaA domain-containing protein, whose product MTVKSTRTTFGASVIALALGGTALVVPTAGAQNAEESTAPQCETVVTGGTFNWGLKESFRSYIQGPIARGGWATKGDVKESDPENPKAKDFQFQYEIDPAKSTIEIDDEGNVTSADLHTKDSEVIFEGHHGALYSNFQSPYVEVTGNDVQGGAGYEGYYVEGKPMTQYTPEDRTDENKRTGADVFSKGDGEWQVNGDTITLDATNMTYVPKPGTDPDKSIVEGVDILFMGIYSAEYKPELDDINISLTTEEKCVTPESTTSEEPTSEDPTSEEPTSEEPTSEEPTSEEPTSEKPAKPTASTSKPAETTSAEPTKTEAPDEDEEQNKDEEQGSSLMTKFGSVWNYVLGGLGILGMFGIIGHALNVAGVFGGIQKQFNKFLRQFNLR is encoded by the coding sequence ATGACCGTAAAGTCCACCCGCACCACCTTTGGGGCGAGCGTCATCGCCCTAGCCCTGGGCGGCACCGCCCTCGTCGTCCCGACCGCGGGCGCTCAGAATGCAGAAGAATCCACCGCCCCGCAGTGCGAGACCGTCGTCACCGGCGGCACCTTCAACTGGGGCCTGAAGGAAAGCTTCCGCAGCTACATCCAAGGCCCCATCGCCCGCGGTGGCTGGGCCACCAAGGGCGACGTCAAGGAGTCTGACCCGGAAAACCCGAAGGCCAAGGACTTCCAGTTCCAGTACGAGATCGACCCGGCCAAGTCTACCATCGAGATCGATGACGAAGGCAACGTGACCTCCGCGGACCTGCACACCAAGGACTCCGAGGTCATTTTCGAGGGCCACCACGGCGCGCTGTACTCGAACTTCCAGTCCCCCTACGTCGAGGTCACCGGTAACGATGTTCAAGGCGGCGCTGGCTACGAGGGCTACTACGTCGAGGGCAAGCCCATGACCCAGTACACCCCGGAAGACCGCACCGATGAGAACAAGCGCACCGGCGCCGACGTCTTCTCCAAGGGTGACGGCGAGTGGCAGGTCAACGGCGATACCATCACGCTGGATGCCACGAACATGACCTACGTCCCGAAGCCGGGCACCGACCCAGACAAGAGCATCGTCGAGGGAGTCGACATCCTGTTCATGGGCATCTACAGCGCCGAGTACAAGCCCGAGCTCGACGACATCAACATCTCCCTGACTACCGAGGAAAAGTGCGTCACCCCGGAGTCGACTACCTCTGAGGAGCCCACCTCTGAGGATCCGACGTCCGAGGAACCGACTTCTGAGGAACCGACTTCTGAGGAACCGACTTCTGAGGAACCGACCTCTGAGAAGCCGGCTAAGCCGACCGCCTCGACCTCCAAGCCGGCGGAAACCACTTCGGCTGAGCCGACTAAGACTGAGGCTCCGGATGAGGACGAGGAGCAGAACAAGGACGAGGAGCAGGGCTCCAGCCTGATGACGAAGTTCGGCTCCGTGTGGAACTACGTGTTGGGTGGTCTGGGTATCCTGGGGATGTTCGGCATCATCGGCCACGCGCTGAACGTTGCTGGTGTCTTCGGCGGCATCCAGAAGCAGTTCAACAAGTTCCTGCGCCAGTTCAACCTGCGCTAG
- a CDS encoding heme oxygenase (biliverdin-producing), whose amino-acid sequence MASTATATETTTGVTQPLSQVLRGATAQAHEQAEGSDFMASLIQGDLDAEAVHSLTGQLWFIYDALETAVRRVAETPLGSAVADPRLERRAALDNDLANMLGSDWRDKVRILPATARYVARLESLREDEAARVIAHHYVRYLGDISGGQVIAARLGTLYDIDRDALQFYDFSAIGKIPPYRASYRRQLDELGLTDEQRDMLIVEAKDAFAFNSAVFADLAHARA is encoded by the coding sequence ATGGCCTCGACTGCCACAGCTACCGAAACGACCACTGGTGTGACACAACCACTGTCCCAGGTGTTGCGCGGGGCCACCGCGCAGGCCCATGAGCAGGCGGAAGGCTCCGACTTCATGGCCTCCCTCATCCAAGGCGACTTGGATGCGGAGGCAGTGCACTCGCTGACGGGTCAGCTCTGGTTCATCTACGACGCACTGGAGACCGCGGTGCGCCGCGTCGCGGAGACTCCGCTGGGCTCCGCCGTGGCGGACCCGCGCCTCGAGCGCCGCGCCGCCTTGGACAACGATCTGGCCAACATGCTGGGGTCCGACTGGCGCGACAAGGTCCGCATCCTGCCGGCTACCGCCCGGTATGTGGCACGCCTGGAATCTTTACGCGAGGACGAGGCGGCGCGTGTTATCGCCCACCACTACGTCCGCTACCTGGGCGATATCTCCGGCGGCCAGGTCATCGCCGCCCGGCTGGGCACCCTGTACGACATCGATCGTGACGCCCTGCAGTTCTACGACTTCTCCGCTATCGGCAAGATCCCGCCCTACCGCGCGAGCTACCGCCGCCAGCTGGATGAGCTGGGTTTGACCGACGAGCAGCGTGACATGCTAATCGTCGAGGCCAAGGACGCCTTCGCCTTCAACTCCGCAGTTTTTGCAGACCTCGCCCACGCGCGGGCGTAG
- a CDS encoding HtaA domain-containing protein, which translates to MSRISSRSLTAAAVVTAVALGGATVPTALAAEGTAPALESGSFAWPIKDSFISHLRGPFAKGTLTGDNGAEFKENQFVFPVDVENTQLDAEGNGTIPLTGGAHLVAYEGMGKNGGPGLDVAFDDLKLEVAGQNAKLVGDFTLDGRTVNDPTQLDKAGDDEVLVTFTFDEPIAPGTDFTAQDRPTTAGIGLHHSLLRYEEGQEFDDANVDLVLDYADGEQGGDVSGKDLAGIDRLSSELATVSSDNPSATGIGTTIGLVLGFIAAVGGAAVALGHFDWRGMLKNFGINL; encoded by the coding sequence TTGTCTCGTATCTCTTCCCGCTCTCTGACTGCCGCAGCCGTGGTCACTGCCGTCGCCTTGGGTGGCGCCACTGTGCCGACCGCCTTGGCGGCTGAGGGCACCGCCCCTGCGCTGGAGTCGGGCTCGTTCGCTTGGCCCATCAAGGATTCCTTCATCAGCCACCTGCGGGGCCCCTTCGCCAAGGGTACCCTGACCGGTGATAACGGTGCGGAGTTCAAGGAAAACCAGTTCGTCTTCCCAGTCGATGTGGAGAACACGCAGCTGGACGCCGAGGGTAACGGCACCATCCCGCTGACCGGTGGGGCACACCTCGTGGCCTACGAAGGCATGGGCAAAAACGGCGGTCCGGGCTTGGATGTGGCCTTCGACGATCTCAAGCTGGAGGTGGCCGGCCAGAACGCCAAGTTGGTAGGCGACTTCACGCTGGACGGGCGCACCGTAAACGATCCGACCCAGCTGGATAAGGCCGGCGATGACGAGGTGCTGGTGACCTTCACCTTCGACGAGCCGATCGCCCCGGGCACGGACTTTACCGCGCAGGACCGTCCGACCACCGCGGGCATTGGCCTGCACCACTCCCTTCTGCGTTACGAGGAGGGCCAGGAGTTCGACGACGCCAACGTCGATCTGGTGCTGGATTACGCCGACGGCGAGCAGGGCGGAGACGTGTCCGGCAAGGACCTGGCAGGCATTGACAGGCTGTCCTCCGAACTGGCAACCGTCAGCTCCGATAACCCGAGCGCTACCGGCATCGGTACGACCATCGGTCTCGTCCTCGGCTTCATCGCGGCCGTGGGCGGTGCCGCTGTGGCTCTGGGCCACTTCGATTGGCGGGGGATGCTGAAGAACTTCGGCATTAACCTCTAG
- a CDS encoding long-chain-fatty-acid--CoA ligase, whose amino-acid sequence MSAFETKAWLQHYPEWTPHSLDYGETTLLDIYDNNLAINAEKPATWFFGRTQSYADLDRQVNRAAAGLKAFGVRPGDRVALVMPNCPQHVAAFWAVLKLGGIVVEHNPLYTAHELEGLFQDHGARIAIAWDSAAGTLEKLRGTTDLETVVSVNMIEAMPPLKRAALRLPFLKSQREQLSQPAQNTVPWDTLIGNAIGGDGQDLKEPEGVDRDTTALILYTSGTTGKPKGAELTHGSLFANLLQGKAWVPGLGEQEERMLTALPMFHAYGMTMNITLSQLIGGELVMLPAPKIPLVMDVMKKHTPTWVPGVPTLYEKIVEAAEEQNIPIKGIRAAFSGAATLPVDTVEKWEKYTDGLLVEGYGLTECSPIIVGNPMSTDRRPGYVGIPFPDTEIRIANPENLDETMPDGQEGEILARGPQVFKGYHNNPEATASAFHDGWFRTGDLGVMEEDGFIRLVSRIKEVIITGGFNVYPAEVEEALRVHDAIKDIAVVGRPRPDGSEDVVACVELNDGAALDPEGLKEFARQRLTRYKVPRTFYHFEALAKDQMGKIRRREVQDDLLQRLGQERK is encoded by the coding sequence ATGTCAGCATTCGAGACCAAGGCTTGGCTCCAGCACTACCCCGAGTGGACCCCGCACTCCCTCGACTACGGCGAGACCACGCTGCTCGACATCTACGACAACAACCTGGCCATCAACGCCGAGAAGCCCGCCACCTGGTTCTTCGGCCGCACCCAGTCCTATGCGGACCTGGACCGCCAGGTCAACCGCGCCGCCGCGGGGCTCAAGGCCTTCGGCGTGCGCCCAGGCGACCGCGTCGCGCTGGTCATGCCCAACTGCCCGCAGCACGTCGCCGCCTTCTGGGCGGTGCTCAAGCTGGGCGGCATCGTGGTCGAGCACAACCCGCTATATACCGCCCACGAGCTGGAGGGCCTGTTCCAGGACCACGGCGCGCGCATCGCCATCGCCTGGGACTCGGCGGCCGGCACGCTGGAGAAGCTGCGCGGCACCACGGATCTGGAAACGGTGGTCTCGGTCAACATGATTGAGGCCATGCCGCCCCTCAAGCGCGCGGCCCTGCGCCTACCCTTCCTCAAATCACAGCGCGAGCAGCTGTCCCAGCCCGCCCAGAACACCGTCCCGTGGGACACCCTGATCGGCAACGCCATCGGCGGCGACGGCCAGGACCTAAAGGAGCCGGAGGGCGTCGACCGCGACACCACCGCGCTTATCCTCTACACCTCCGGCACCACCGGCAAGCCCAAGGGCGCGGAGCTGACCCACGGCTCCCTGTTCGCCAACCTGCTCCAAGGCAAGGCCTGGGTGCCCGGCCTGGGCGAGCAGGAAGAGCGCATGCTGACCGCGCTGCCGATGTTCCACGCCTACGGCATGACCATGAACATCACGCTCTCCCAGCTCATCGGCGGCGAGCTGGTCATGCTGCCGGCACCGAAGATCCCACTGGTCATGGACGTGATGAAGAAGCACACGCCCACCTGGGTGCCGGGCGTGCCGACGCTCTACGAGAAGATCGTGGAAGCCGCCGAGGAGCAAAACATCCCGATCAAGGGCATCCGCGCCGCCTTCTCCGGCGCCGCCACCCTGCCGGTGGACACCGTGGAGAAGTGGGAGAAGTACACCGACGGCCTACTGGTGGAAGGCTACGGCCTGACCGAGTGCTCCCCCATCATCGTGGGCAACCCGATGTCCACCGACCGCCGCCCGGGGTACGTGGGCATCCCCTTCCCCGACACCGAAATCCGGATCGCTAACCCGGAGAACCTGGACGAGACCATGCCGGACGGCCAAGAGGGCGAGATCTTGGCCCGCGGCCCGCAGGTCTTCAAGGGCTATCACAACAACCCGGAGGCCACCGCCTCCGCCTTCCACGACGGCTGGTTCCGCACCGGGGACCTGGGAGTGATGGAAGAAGACGGCTTCATCCGCCTGGTCAGCCGCATCAAGGAGGTCATCATCACCGGCGGCTTCAACGTCTACCCGGCGGAGGTCGAAGAGGCCCTGCGCGTGCACGACGCCATCAAGGACATCGCAGTCGTCGGCCGCCCGCGCCCGGACGGCTCCGAGGACGTCGTGGCCTGCGTGGAGCTCAACGACGGCGCCGCCCTGGATCCGGAAGGCCTGAAGGAATTCGCCCGTCAGCGCCTGACCCGCTACAAGGTCCCGCGCACCTTCTACCACTTCGAGGCCCTGGCCAAGGACCAGATGGGCAAGATCCGCCGCCGCGAGGTCCAGGACGATCTCCTGCAGCGCCTGGGCCAAGAGCGCAAGTAG